Proteins encoded within one genomic window of Cellulomonas flavigena DSM 20109:
- a CDS encoding RNB domain-containing ribonuclease, giving the protein MPGRPVRLPAPTGDPASRAVAEGLDALRAEVELPVVYPDAALAEAEVAAERGPQGAHAPGDRTDRTDVAFVTVDPEGSTDLDQAVHVERRGTGWRVRYAIADVAAFVAPGGALDAETHRRGMTCYSPDGRVPLHPAVLSEGAASLLADQVRPAVLWTMDLDAHGEPQDVHVERALVRSRAQLSYAQVQQRLDDGTADDLLRGLADVGALRQERERERGGASLDVPEQEVVQEDGAFRLRFRATLPVEGWNAQVSLLTGMVAARLMLDAGVGVVRTLPPADPRDVARLRRTAAALDIDWPADLPYADLLARLDSHRGPHAAFLREATTLFRGAGYRAFGVPDAPVPTGDDAEHAAIRAPYAHVTAPLRRLVDRYGTEVCLAAVAGRQVPDWVGEALPDLPATMTRTGRRVAAFDRGALDLVEAVVLAPHAGEHFTGVVVDADAPKDGRVRGALQLREPAVVAPVTASGDLPLGQRLEVRLDEVSVPHRRVTFVAV; this is encoded by the coding sequence GTGCCCGGCCGCCCCGTCCGTCTCCCCGCTCCCACCGGCGACCCCGCGTCCCGTGCCGTGGCCGAAGGGCTCGACGCCCTGCGTGCCGAGGTCGAGCTGCCCGTCGTCTACCCCGACGCCGCGCTCGCCGAGGCCGAGGTCGCCGCGGAGCGCGGACCGCAGGGCGCGCACGCGCCCGGTGACCGCACCGATCGCACGGACGTCGCGTTCGTCACCGTCGACCCCGAGGGCTCCACCGACCTCGACCAGGCCGTCCACGTCGAGCGGCGCGGCACGGGGTGGCGCGTGCGGTACGCGATCGCCGACGTCGCCGCGTTCGTCGCGCCCGGTGGCGCACTCGACGCCGAGACCCACCGTCGCGGGATGACCTGCTACAGCCCCGACGGCCGCGTGCCGCTGCACCCCGCCGTGCTCTCGGAGGGGGCCGCCAGCCTGCTCGCCGACCAGGTGCGCCCCGCGGTCCTGTGGACGATGGACCTCGACGCCCACGGCGAACCCCAGGACGTGCACGTCGAGCGCGCGCTGGTCCGCAGCCGCGCGCAGCTGTCGTACGCGCAGGTCCAGCAGCGACTCGACGACGGCACCGCCGACGACCTGCTCCGCGGCCTCGCGGACGTCGGCGCGCTGCGCCAGGAGCGCGAGCGTGAGCGCGGCGGCGCATCCCTCGACGTCCCCGAGCAGGAGGTCGTGCAGGAGGACGGCGCGTTCCGGCTGCGCTTCCGGGCGACCTTGCCGGTCGAGGGCTGGAACGCGCAGGTCTCGCTGCTCACGGGCATGGTCGCGGCGCGTCTCATGCTCGACGCGGGCGTGGGGGTCGTGCGCACGCTGCCGCCCGCGGACCCGCGGGACGTCGCACGCCTGCGCCGCACGGCCGCCGCGCTCGACATCGACTGGCCCGCCGACCTGCCGTACGCGGACCTGCTCGCGCGCCTCGACTCGCACCGCGGCCCGCACGCCGCGTTCCTGCGCGAGGCGACCACGCTCTTCCGTGGGGCCGGCTACCGTGCCTTCGGCGTGCCCGACGCCCCCGTGCCCACCGGCGACGACGCCGAGCACGCCGCGATCCGCGCGCCGTACGCGCACGTCACGGCCCCGCTGCGGCGGCTCGTCGACAGGTACGGCACCGAGGTCTGCCTCGCCGCCGTCGCGGGCCGGCAGGTGCCCGACTGGGTGGGCGAGGCGCTGCCCGACCTGCCGGCGACGATGACCCGCACGGGCCGGCGGGTGGCGGCGTTCGACCGCGGGGCGCTCGACCTCGTCGAGGCCGTCGTGCTCGCGCCCCACGCGGGGGAGCACTTCACGGGCGTGGTCGTCGACGCCGACGCACCGAAGGACGGGCGGGTCCGTGGCGCGCTGCAGCTGCGCGAGCCCGCCGTGGTGGCCCCCGTCACGGCCTCCGGTGACCTGCCGCTCGGGCAGCGGCTGGAGGTTCGGCTGGACGAGGTGTCGGTGCCACACCGACGGGTGACGTTCGTCGCGGTCTGA
- a CDS encoding M15 family metallopeptidase, which produces MSRWRTVVLVVLAATAVVGVGGIVTGLWSVLFREDARIEGMAELVPWEDAIAVPTVPSRPTPTPGLDVRQHSTTDPASPWVIVNKQHPIDRAYAPADLVTVGEAQVRAAVEPDLRAMLDAAGAAGVDVVTSSGYRSYQDQAAARRSVEARRGFAHAERYSARPGFSEHQTGFALDVDSGSQPSCNYQTCFARTPEGIWLSEHAWEFGFVVRYTEANTAVTGYAPEGWHLRWVGRELTAHLRENGIGSLEEAFGVHGGPEYLEE; this is translated from the coding sequence ATGTCACGCTGGCGCACCGTCGTGCTCGTGGTCCTGGCCGCCACCGCCGTCGTCGGCGTGGGCGGAATCGTGACCGGACTGTGGTCCGTGCTGTTCCGCGAGGACGCCCGCATCGAGGGCATGGCGGAGCTGGTGCCCTGGGAGGACGCGATCGCCGTCCCCACCGTGCCGTCGCGCCCCACGCCGACGCCCGGCCTCGACGTGCGGCAGCACTCGACGACGGACCCGGCGAGCCCGTGGGTGATCGTCAACAAGCAGCACCCGATCGACCGCGCGTACGCGCCCGCGGACCTCGTCACGGTGGGCGAGGCGCAGGTGCGCGCCGCCGTCGAGCCCGACCTGCGCGCGATGCTCGACGCGGCGGGCGCCGCGGGCGTGGACGTGGTCACCAGCAGCGGGTACCGGTCGTACCAGGACCAGGCCGCCGCGCGCCGGTCGGTCGAGGCGCGCCGGGGCTTCGCGCACGCCGAGCGCTACTCGGCGCGGCCCGGGTTCTCGGAGCACCAGACGGGCTTCGCGCTCGACGTCGACTCCGGGTCCCAGCCGTCCTGCAACTACCAGACGTGCTTCGCGCGGACGCCGGAGGGGATCTGGCTGAGCGAGCACGCGTGGGAGTTCGGCTTCGTCGTGCGGTACACCGAGGCGAACACCGCGGTCACCGGGTACGCCCCCGAGGGCTGGCACCTGCGCTGGGTCGGCCGGGAGCTCACGGCTCACCTGCGGGAGAACGGGATCGGGTCCCTCGAGGAGGCGTTCGGCGTGCACGGCGGTCCGGAGTACCTGGAGGAGTAG
- a CDS encoding flavin reductase family protein, with product MSASSLRHLERTLVEHDEPQLSPDDYKQVFRRHAAGVAVVTLRDGDRPVGFTATSVISVSAAPPLLAFSLASGSSSWPALSRAATVAVSFLAEGQEEVSTRFATSGIDRFAAGGWTALPTGEPVIVGAQAWVRGRVVQRTPVGDSYLVSLRALDHGVTDAHPLVYRDRVYHRLVAPTA from the coding sequence ATGAGCGCCAGCAGCCTGCGGCACCTGGAGCGCACGCTGGTCGAGCACGACGAGCCGCAGCTCTCGCCCGACGACTACAAGCAGGTGTTCCGTCGCCACGCCGCGGGCGTCGCGGTCGTCACGCTGCGCGACGGGGACCGTCCCGTCGGGTTCACCGCGACGTCCGTCATCTCCGTCTCGGCCGCCCCGCCGCTGCTCGCGTTCTCGCTCGCGTCCGGCTCGTCGTCCTGGCCCGCGCTGTCGCGCGCCGCGACCGTCGCGGTGTCGTTCCTCGCGGAGGGCCAGGAGGAGGTCTCGACCCGCTTCGCGACCTCCGGCATCGACCGGTTCGCCGCGGGCGGCTGGACGGCGCTGCCCACCGGCGAGCCCGTCATCGTGGGCGCCCAGGCCTGGGTCCGCGGCCGCGTGGTGCAGCGCACCCCCGTCGGCGACAGCTACCTCGTCTCGCTGCGCGCCCTCGACCACGGCGTCACCGACGCGCACCCGCTCGTCTACCGCGACCGCGTCTACCACCGCCTCGTCGCTCCCACCGCCTGA
- the nirB gene encoding nitrite reductase large subunit NirB: MRNDVVHGPGRVVVVGAGMVAHRFAEQLCARDGDWTLTVVGDEPHRPYDRVHLSDVFTGRTAEDLVLAPEVWDDPRVTLVTGDRAVRLDRSAQTVTTASGRVLAYDHLVLATGSWAWVPRAEGTDLPGVLRYRTLEDVEALRAWVTERARTLGRPLRGTVVGGGVLGLEAAAALSTLGVAPTVVEFADRLMAVQLDAGGGEALRVLVTGLGVDVRTSTAATRVVGAADGAVGALELSDGEVLDTDVVVYSTGVRPRDRLARESGLPVAERGGVVVGPTCRTADPAVWAIGEVASHDGECVGLVAPGNAMADVVVNRLFGGCRLYERSPDGTKLKGVGVDAAAFGDVLGLTPGALEVTFADPVARTYRKLVVSDDARVLLGGVLVGDIELYAQLRPLLGRPLGADPSAYLAPTGGAGPVRSDLPDDVVLCSCANVSVGAVRAAVTEHGCRSVGDVKASTRAGTVCGSCVPLLTTVVNSTLETSGFTVSTAMCEHFATSRAELYALVRAEGLRTFTEVVARHGRGRGCAVCRPVVASILSSLGIGHVLQPDQASLQDTNDHLLANLQKDGTYSVVPRMPGGEVTPEKLLVLAQVAQEFGLFTRVTGAQRIGMFGARQDQLPAIWRRLVDAGFESGQAYGKSLRAVKTCVGQAWCRFGVQDSSSMAVRLELRYRGLRAPHKFKVGVSGCARECAEARGKDVGVIATEKGWNVYVGGNGGFTPRHAELLAEDLDDDRLVQVVDRFLALYIRSADRLQRTAPWVAAFPGGVAELRRVVVEDSRGLGAELDAEVERHVAGYVDEWRATLEDPGKLRAFIPYVNAPDRSDPDLSYVPERGQARPARPGERGHPDLLSARAAGATTLQEDAP, translated from the coding sequence ATGCGGAACGACGTCGTGCACGGGCCCGGGCGGGTCGTGGTCGTGGGTGCCGGGATGGTGGCCCACCGGTTCGCCGAGCAGCTGTGCGCGCGCGACGGCGACTGGACGCTCACCGTCGTGGGCGACGAGCCGCACCGCCCGTACGACCGCGTCCACCTGTCCGACGTCTTCACCGGCCGCACGGCCGAGGACCTCGTCCTCGCGCCGGAGGTCTGGGACGACCCCCGCGTCACGCTCGTCACGGGTGACCGGGCCGTGCGCCTGGACCGCAGCGCGCAGACGGTGACGACGGCCTCGGGCCGCGTCCTGGCCTACGACCACCTGGTCCTGGCGACCGGCTCGTGGGCCTGGGTGCCGCGCGCCGAGGGCACCGACCTGCCCGGCGTGCTGCGGTACCGCACCCTCGAGGACGTGGAGGCCCTGCGGGCGTGGGTCACCGAGCGCGCGCGGACCCTCGGGCGGCCCCTGCGCGGCACCGTCGTCGGCGGGGGAGTGCTGGGGCTGGAGGCCGCGGCGGCCCTGTCGACCCTGGGCGTCGCGCCCACGGTCGTGGAGTTCGCCGACCGGCTCATGGCCGTCCAGCTCGACGCGGGCGGCGGCGAGGCGCTGCGTGTCCTCGTCACCGGACTCGGCGTCGACGTGCGCACGTCGACCGCCGCGACGCGGGTCGTCGGCGCAGCCGACGGTGCAGTGGGGGCGCTCGAGCTGTCCGACGGCGAGGTGCTCGACACCGACGTCGTCGTCTACTCCACCGGCGTGCGTCCGCGCGACCGTCTCGCCCGCGAGTCGGGCCTGCCGGTCGCCGAGCGCGGCGGCGTGGTCGTGGGCCCGACGTGCCGCACGGCGGACCCCGCGGTGTGGGCGATCGGCGAGGTCGCGAGCCATGACGGCGAGTGCGTCGGCCTGGTCGCGCCCGGCAACGCCATGGCCGACGTCGTCGTCAACCGGCTGTTCGGCGGGTGCCGGCTGTACGAGCGCAGCCCGGACGGGACCAAGCTCAAGGGCGTCGGCGTCGACGCGGCCGCGTTCGGCGACGTCCTCGGGCTGACACCGGGCGCGTTGGAGGTGACGTTCGCGGACCCCGTCGCCCGCACGTACCGCAAGCTCGTCGTCTCGGACGACGCGCGCGTCCTGCTCGGCGGGGTCCTCGTCGGCGACATCGAGCTCTACGCGCAGCTGCGGCCCCTGCTCGGACGTCCGCTGGGAGCCGACCCCTCGGCGTACCTCGCGCCGACGGGCGGTGCAGGGCCGGTCCGCAGCGACCTGCCCGACGACGTCGTCCTGTGCTCGTGCGCCAACGTCTCCGTCGGTGCCGTCCGGGCGGCCGTCACCGAGCACGGCTGCCGCAGCGTGGGCGACGTCAAGGCGAGCACGCGCGCCGGCACGGTCTGCGGGTCGTGCGTCCCGCTGCTGACGACCGTCGTGAACAGCACGCTGGAGACGTCCGGCTTCACGGTCTCGACGGCGATGTGCGAGCACTTCGCGACGTCCCGGGCCGAGCTCTACGCCCTCGTGCGCGCCGAGGGGCTGCGTACGTTCACCGAGGTCGTCGCGCGGCACGGCCGCGGGCGCGGCTGCGCCGTGTGCCGCCCGGTGGTCGCGTCCATCCTGTCGTCGCTCGGCATCGGGCACGTCCTGCAGCCCGACCAGGCCTCGCTGCAGGACACCAACGACCACCTGCTGGCGAACCTGCAGAAGGACGGCACGTACTCCGTGGTGCCGCGCATGCCCGGTGGTGAGGTCACCCCCGAGAAGCTCCTGGTGCTCGCACAGGTGGCGCAGGAGTTCGGGCTGTTCACGCGCGTCACCGGCGCGCAGCGCATCGGCATGTTCGGCGCCCGGCAGGACCAGCTGCCGGCCATCTGGCGGCGCCTGGTCGACGCGGGGTTCGAGTCGGGCCAGGCCTACGGCAAGTCCCTGCGAGCGGTGAAGACGTGCGTCGGGCAGGCGTGGTGCCGGTTCGGCGTGCAGGACTCGTCGTCGATGGCCGTGCGGCTCGAGCTGCGGTACCGCGGTCTGCGTGCGCCGCACAAGTTCAAGGTCGGGGTGTCCGGGTGCGCACGTGAGTGCGCCGAGGCCCGCGGCAAGGACGTCGGGGTGATCGCGACCGAGAAGGGCTGGAACGTGTACGTGGGCGGCAACGGGGGTTTCACGCCGCGGCACGCCGAGCTGCTCGCCGAGGACCTCGACGACGACCGTCTCGTGCAGGTGGTCGACCGCTTCCTCGCGCTGTACATCCGCAGCGCCGACCGGCTGCAGCGGACCGCGCCGTGGGTGGCGGCGTTCCCGGGGGGCGTGGCGGAGCTGCGGCGTGTCGTGGTCGAGGACTCCCGGGGCCTCGGCGCCGAGCTCGACGCGGAGGTCGAACGGCACGTCGCGGGGTACGTCGACGAGTGGCGCGCGACCCTCGAGGACCCCGGGAAGCTGCGCGCGTTCATACCCTACGTCAACGCCCCGGACCGGTCGGACCCGGACCTGTCCTACGTGCCGGAACGTGGTCAGGCCCGCCCTGCACGTCCCGGGGAGCGCGGTCACCCCGATCTCCTGAGCGCCCGTGCCGCCGGCGCCACGACCCTCCAGGAGGACGCGCCATGA
- the nirD gene encoding nitrite reductase small subunit NirD produces MSHPTPATATPTPDVPTALGAVRVCALDDLLPERGAGAIVGEQRVALFRLATDEVLAVQQRDPYSGANVLSRGLVGDRAGEPTVTSPMYKQVWDLRTGACLDPVGKDPVDLRVHAVAVVDGQVLLVP; encoded by the coding sequence ATGAGCCACCCGACGCCCGCCACGGCGACGCCCACCCCCGACGTGCCCACCGCCCTCGGCGCCGTGCGGGTGTGCGCCCTGGACGACCTGCTCCCCGAGCGTGGCGCCGGGGCGATCGTCGGCGAGCAGCGCGTCGCGCTGTTCCGGCTCGCCACCGACGAGGTGCTCGCGGTGCAGCAGCGCGACCCGTACTCCGGGGCGAACGTGCTCAGCCGTGGTCTCGTCGGCGACCGCGCGGGTGAGCCGACGGTGACCTCGCCCATGTACAAGCAGGTCTGGGACCTGCGCACGGGGGCGTGCCTCGACCCGGTCGGCAAGGACCCCGTCGACCTGCGGGTCCATGCCGTCGCCGTGGTCGACGGGCAGGTCCTGCTCGTCCCCTGA
- the purL gene encoding phosphoribosylformylglycinamidine synthase subunit PurL: MTTAPARPDVPSAPHTSDTVEHAAATPDLEQPYAELGLKPDEYQRIRDILGRRPTAAELAMYSVMWSEHCSYKSSKTHLRQFGDKTTPAMKEHLLVGIGENAGVVDIGDGWAVTFKVESHNHPSFVEPYQGAATGVGGIVRDIISMGARPVAVMDQLRFGAVDHPDTARVVHGVVAGVGGYGNSLGLPNIGGELVFDACYQGNPLVNALCLGVLRHEDIHLANASGVGNKVVLFGARTGGDGIGGASILASETFDDAKPSKRPSVQVGDPFMEKVLIECCLELYAAQVVEGIQDLGAAGISCATSELASNGDGGMHVDLENVLLRDPTLTAGEILMSESQERMMAVVRPDKLDEFLEITRRWDVETAVIGEVTGTGRLTIDHHGDRIVDVDPRTVAHEGPVYDRPYARPAWQDGLVADSVSTPEGAARYARPESADELRATLLQLLGSPNLASPAWVTDQYDRFVQGNTALAQPDDSGVVRVDETTGLGVALATDANGRYAKLDPYTGAQLALAEAYRNVATVGARPVAVTDCLNFGTPEHPDTMWQLVEAIRGLADACQTLEVPVTGGNVSLYNGTGEPGQIDSAIHPTPVVGVLGVLDDVARAVPSGWTAPGQAVYLLGTTRPELDGSAWADVVHRHLGGVPPQVDLDAERRLAQVLVAAARDELVDAAHDLSEGGLALALVESSLRYGVGVQVDLGALCARDGLTAFEALFSESQARAIVAVPRSEEVRLLDLCTARGVPALRLGETAETCTLGAGTPVDDDEHVHAAAVEVRGLFTLPLTEARETWERTLPALFA; encoded by the coding sequence ATGACCACCGCTCCTGCGCGCCCCGACGTCCCGTCCGCTCCGCACACGTCCGACACCGTCGAGCACGCCGCGGCGACACCCGACCTCGAGCAGCCCTACGCCGAGCTCGGCCTCAAGCCCGACGAGTACCAGCGGATCCGCGACATCCTCGGGCGTCGCCCCACGGCCGCCGAGCTCGCGATGTACTCCGTGATGTGGTCCGAGCACTGCTCGTACAAGTCGTCGAAGACCCACCTGCGGCAGTTCGGCGACAAGACCACGCCCGCGATGAAGGAGCACCTGCTCGTCGGCATCGGGGAGAACGCCGGCGTCGTCGACATCGGCGACGGCTGGGCCGTGACGTTCAAGGTCGAGTCGCACAACCACCCGTCGTTCGTCGAGCCCTACCAGGGTGCCGCGACGGGCGTCGGCGGGATCGTGCGCGACATCATCTCGATGGGTGCGCGGCCCGTCGCCGTCATGGACCAGCTGCGCTTCGGCGCCGTGGACCACCCGGACACGGCGCGCGTCGTGCACGGCGTCGTCGCCGGCGTCGGGGGGTACGGCAACAGCCTGGGGCTGCCGAACATCGGCGGCGAGCTCGTCTTCGACGCCTGCTACCAGGGCAACCCGCTGGTCAACGCGCTGTGCCTCGGTGTGCTGCGCCACGAGGACATCCACCTGGCCAACGCCTCGGGCGTCGGCAACAAGGTCGTGCTGTTCGGCGCCCGCACGGGCGGCGACGGCATCGGCGGCGCGTCGATCCTCGCGTCGGAGACGTTCGACGACGCCAAGCCGTCCAAGCGTCCGTCGGTGCAGGTCGGCGACCCGTTCATGGAGAAGGTGCTCATCGAGTGCTGCCTCGAGCTCTACGCGGCCCAGGTCGTCGAGGGCATCCAGGACCTCGGCGCCGCGGGCATCTCCTGCGCGACCAGCGAGCTCGCGTCCAACGGTGACGGCGGTATGCACGTCGACCTCGAGAACGTGCTGCTGCGCGACCCCACGCTGACGGCCGGCGAGATCCTCATGTCGGAGTCGCAGGAGCGCATGATGGCGGTCGTCCGGCCCGACAAGCTCGACGAGTTCCTCGAGATCACGCGCAGGTGGGACGTCGAGACGGCCGTGATCGGCGAGGTCACCGGCACCGGGCGCCTGACGATCGACCACCACGGCGACCGGATCGTCGACGTCGACCCGAGGACGGTCGCGCACGAGGGCCCGGTGTACGACCGCCCCTACGCGCGCCCGGCCTGGCAGGACGGCCTCGTCGCGGACTCCGTGAGCACGCCTGAGGGTGCGGCGCGCTACGCGCGCCCGGAGAGCGCCGACGAGCTGCGCGCGACACTCCTGCAGCTCCTGGGCTCGCCGAACCTCGCGTCACCGGCATGGGTCACCGACCAGTACGACCGCTTCGTGCAGGGCAACACGGCCCTCGCGCAGCCCGACGACTCGGGCGTGGTGCGCGTCGACGAGACCACGGGCCTGGGCGTCGCGCTGGCCACCGACGCCAACGGCCGCTACGCCAAGCTCGACCCGTACACGGGTGCGCAGCTCGCGCTCGCCGAGGCGTACCGCAACGTCGCCACGGTCGGTGCGCGGCCCGTGGCCGTCACCGACTGCCTGAACTTCGGCACGCCCGAGCACCCGGACACGATGTGGCAGCTCGTCGAGGCGATCCGCGGCCTGGCCGACGCGTGCCAGACCCTCGAGGTCCCCGTGACCGGCGGCAACGTCTCGCTCTACAACGGCACGGGCGAGCCCGGGCAGATCGACTCGGCGATCCACCCGACCCCCGTCGTCGGCGTGCTCGGGGTCCTCGACGACGTCGCGCGCGCGGTGCCGTCGGGCTGGACCGCGCCCGGCCAGGCCGTCTACCTGCTGGGCACCACGCGTCCGGAGCTCGACGGGTCCGCCTGGGCGGACGTCGTCCACCGGCACCTGGGCGGCGTGCCGCCGCAGGTCGACCTCGACGCCGAGCGCCGCCTCGCGCAGGTGCTGGTCGCCGCGGCGCGCGACGAGCTCGTCGACGCCGCGCACGACCTGTCCGAGGGTGGCCTGGCGCTCGCGCTCGTCGAGTCGAGCCTCCGGTACGGCGTCGGTGTCCAGGTCGACCTCGGCGCACTGTGCGCGCGCGACGGCCTCACGGCCTTCGAGGCGCTGTTCTCGGAGTCGCAGGCCCGTGCGATCGTCGCCGTGCCCCGCTCCGAGGAGGTCCGCCTCCTCGACCTGTGCACCGCTCGCGGCGTCCCGGCGCTGCGCCTGGGCGAGACGGCCGAGACGTGCACGCTCGGTGCGGGCACCCCGGTCGACGACGACGAGCACGTGCACGCCGCCGCCGTCGAGGTCCGCGGCCTGTTCACGCTCCCGCTGACCGAGGCGCGCGAGACCTGGGAGCGCACGCTCCCGGCGCTCTTCGCCTGA
- a CDS encoding NADPH-dependent FMN reductase produces the protein MTRPDPARTVALVGNPRAGSRTLGAAVSLAATLAERLGGGGPTAVDLASLARGLHAQPRPADLDAALAAVAAADLLVVATPVHKASFTGLLKSFLDLYGPDGLDGVTAVPLVVSATPAHTLVGEVHLRPVLVELGASVPTRTLSVLDTDLADLAPAVERWWQRAERPLRRAVTLPAASTRSEDLLEVAR, from the coding sequence ATGACCCGACCCGACCCCGCTCGCACCGTCGCCCTCGTGGGCAACCCGCGCGCCGGCTCCCGCACCCTCGGCGCCGCCGTGTCCCTCGCCGCCACGCTGGCCGAACGCCTGGGCGGTGGTGGGCCCACCGCCGTCGACCTCGCGAGCCTCGCGCGCGGCCTGCACGCCCAGCCACGGCCGGCCGACCTCGACGCCGCGCTCGCGGCCGTCGCCGCCGCCGACCTCCTCGTCGTCGCGACCCCCGTCCACAAGGCCTCGTTCACCGGGCTGCTGAAGTCCTTCCTCGACCTGTACGGGCCCGACGGGCTCGACGGCGTCACCGCCGTCCCGCTCGTCGTCTCGGCCACCCCCGCCCACACGCTGGTCGGCGAGGTCCACCTGCGGCCCGTCCTCGTCGAGCTCGGCGCGAGCGTCCCGACGCGCACGCTCAGCGTCCTCGACACCGACCTCGCCGACCTGGCCCCCGCCGTCGAGCGCTGGTGGCAGCGCGCGGAGCGGCCGCTGCGGCGGGCGGTCACCCTGCCCGCCGCGTCCACGCGCTCCGAGGACCTCCTGGAGGTGGCCCGATGA